A portion of the Sphingobacterium spiritivorum genome contains these proteins:
- a CDS encoding DUF4407 domain-containing protein has protein sequence MNSVSRFFWYCAGVHQDTLAKYPEEHNKYVSIGATIFFTGLFAALSGGYALYFVFSGNDLSVVYAIIFGLIWGLAIFNLDRYIVLSIDKTKGSGKQFLQAFPRILLAILVGVVISRPLELKIFDKEIREHLRGSYLSQQRAKIDTLNQTFENKYATEYGQLNGLKKQADSLDSSIKSDKQKLNFEIFGNKTTETSGVMGYGPYAKMKEAQLKKQEIYLDTLRTRIQQKEVVLLERKSFEGILDQKLLSNKSLDSAVNIAGFADRNAALGNLKFKADGSVDQATENAVLFIALLFIFFECLPVFVKLMSGRDSYDQALLSQREIHNYESHTSIAVEKSAIDNLEGFRTDVSIKKRMDKLNNDYHEEKEV, from the coding sequence ATGAATAGTGTATCTCGCTTCTTCTGGTACTGTGCAGGTGTACATCAGGACACGCTGGCCAAATATCCTGAAGAACATAATAAATATGTCAGCATTGGTGCTACGATATTTTTCACAGGGCTTTTTGCCGCTCTTTCCGGTGGATATGCATTATATTTTGTCTTTAGCGGTAATGACCTTTCCGTCGTATATGCCATAATCTTTGGACTTATATGGGGCCTGGCCATCTTTAATCTCGACCGTTACATCGTGCTGAGTATTGATAAAACTAAAGGAAGCGGCAAGCAATTTCTTCAGGCTTTCCCACGTATCTTACTGGCCATACTTGTCGGTGTTGTTATTTCCAGACCCCTCGAGTTAAAGATATTTGATAAAGAAATCCGCGAACATCTGCGAGGTTCATACCTGAGTCAGCAACGGGCAAAAATAGATACCCTCAATCAGACATTTGAGAATAAATACGCAACTGAATATGGGCAGCTCAACGGGTTAAAAAAACAGGCAGACTCATTAGACAGCAGCATAAAGTCAGATAAGCAAAAACTTAATTTTGAAATCTTTGGCAATAAAACAACAGAGACTTCCGGAGTCATGGGATACGGGCCTTATGCCAAAATGAAAGAAGCCCAGCTCAAAAAGCAGGAAATTTATCTCGATACACTCCGGACACGCATTCAACAAAAAGAAGTCGTACTCCTGGAACGAAAGTCATTTGAGGGAATCCTGGATCAAAAATTACTTTCGAATAAAAGTCTGGACAGTGCAGTCAATATAGCCGGATTTGCAGATCGTAATGCAGCGCTTGGCAATCTTAAATTTAAAGCGGACGGCTCTGTCGATCAGGCTACAGAAAATGCCGTACTCTTTATTGCGCTTTTATTTATATTTTTTGAATGCCTGCCCGTATTTGTAAAACTCATGAGCGGACGTGATTCCTACGATCAGGCTTTATTAAGTCAGCGCGAAATCCACAACTATGAATCGCACACCAGTATCGCTGTGGAGAAAAGTGCTATTGATAATCTGGAAGGTTTCAGAACAGATGTATCCATCAAAAAACGTATGGATAAACTAAATAACGATTACCACGAAGAAAAAGAAGTATAA